The following coding sequences lie in one Lysobacter capsici genomic window:
- a CDS encoding TraB/GumN family protein, which produces MRRALIVLALLALLPGATAAQTAPTPSAAAPPSGDIRDFDTLVVTGEQPGPGLWKVMRGGHVLWILGTLSPLPKDMTWLSRQVEATIAESQEVIAPPSVSFGTELGVVRTMMLIPTALKARKNPDGKTLQEVVPADLYARWTTLKARYIGRDGGVEKWRPIFAAQELYEAAIKQSGMSLKGVVQPVVDKAAKQHDVPITEARVTLKIDDPKATLKEFSASALDDRECFAKTLSRIESDLESMRARGNAWAIGDIATLRTLPQGDQYRTCLEALAATGVAKRLNLGDLRQRVTAQWLERAEDAIAKNNSTFATLPVADLLETGGLLDKLRAAGYTVEDP; this is translated from the coding sequence ATGCGTCGTGCCCTCATCGTCCTCGCCTTGCTGGCGCTGCTGCCCGGCGCCACCGCCGCGCAGACCGCGCCGACCCCGTCCGCCGCCGCCCCGCCGAGCGGCGACATCCGCGATTTCGACACCCTGGTGGTCACCGGCGAACAGCCCGGACCCGGGCTGTGGAAAGTCATGCGCGGCGGTCACGTGCTGTGGATCCTCGGCACCCTGAGCCCATTGCCGAAGGACATGACCTGGCTGTCGCGCCAGGTCGAGGCGACCATCGCCGAATCGCAGGAAGTCATCGCCCCGCCCTCGGTCAGCTTCGGCACCGAACTGGGCGTGGTGCGCACCATGATGCTGATCCCGACCGCGCTCAAGGCGCGCAAGAACCCCGACGGCAAGACCCTGCAGGAAGTGGTCCCGGCCGACCTCTACGCGCGCTGGACCACGCTCAAGGCGCGCTACATCGGCCGCGACGGCGGGGTCGAGAAATGGCGCCCGATCTTCGCCGCGCAGGAGTTGTACGAAGCGGCGATCAAACAGTCCGGAATGTCGCTCAAGGGCGTGGTGCAGCCGGTGGTCGACAAGGCCGCCAAGCAGCACGACGTGCCGATCACCGAAGCGCGCGTGACCCTGAAGATCGACGACCCCAAGGCCACCTTGAAGGAATTCTCGGCCAGCGCGCTCGACGACCGCGAATGCTTCGCCAAGACCTTGTCGCGGATCGAAAGCGACCTCGAATCGATGCGCGCGCGCGGCAACGCCTGGGCGATCGGCGACATCGCCACCCTGCGCACCCTGCCGCAGGGCGACCAATACCGCACCTGTCTGGAAGCGCTTGCCGCGACCGGCGTGGCCAAGCGCCTCAACCTCGGCGACCTGCGCCAGCGCGTCACCGCGCAATGGCTGGAGCGCGCCGAAGACGCGATCGCGAAGAACAACAGCACCTTCGCGACCTTGCCGGTGGCCGACCTGCTGGAAACCGGCGGACTGCTCGATAAGCTGCGCGCGGCGGGGTATACGGTCGAGGACCCGTAG
- a CDS encoding MerR family transcriptional regulator produces the protein MLDPGSNRELPPIPAKRYFTIGEVSELCDVKPHVLRYWETEFPTLNPVKRRGNRRYYQRHEVLMVRQIRGLLYEQGYTIGGARLRLEGESAKDESALSSQIVKQVRMELEEVLQLLRR, from the coding sequence ATGCTGGATCCGGGCAGTAACCGCGAACTACCGCCGATCCCGGCCAAGCGCTACTTCACCATCGGTGAAGTCAGCGAGCTGTGCGACGTCAAACCGCATGTGCTGCGCTACTGGGAAACCGAATTTCCGACCCTCAATCCGGTCAAGCGCCGCGGCAACCGCCGCTACTACCAGCGCCATGAAGTGCTGATGGTGCGGCAGATCCGCGGCCTGCTGTACGAACAGGGCTACACCATCGGCGGCGCGCGCCTGCGCCTGGAAGGCGAGTCGGCGAAGGACGAATCGGCGCTGAGCTCGCAGATCGTCAAGCAGGTGCGGATGGAACTGGAAGAAGTGCTGCAGTTGTTGCGGCGCTGA
- the rplT gene encoding 50S ribosomal protein L20 has translation MARVKRGVTARARHKKILKQAKGYYNARRKVFRVAKQAVTKALQYAYIGRKQKKRNFRSLWITRINAAARINGLSYSRFMNGLLKSGITLDRKVLADIAVHDAVGFAALAEKAKSALAA, from the coding sequence ATGGCACGAGTTAAACGTGGTGTAACGGCACGCGCCCGTCACAAGAAAATCCTGAAGCAGGCCAAGGGCTACTACAACGCCCGTCGCAAGGTCTTCCGCGTCGCCAAGCAGGCGGTCACGAAGGCGCTGCAGTACGCCTACATCGGCCGCAAGCAGAAGAAGCGCAATTTCCGTTCGCTGTGGATCACGCGTATCAACGCGGCGGCCCGCATCAACGGTCTGAGCTACAGCCGTTTCATGAACGGCCTGCTGAAGTCCGGCATCACCCTCGACCGCAAGGTGCTGGCGGACATCGCCGTGCATGACGCGGTGGGTTTTGCGGCGCTGGCCGAAAAGGCGAAGAGCGCGCTCGCGGCTTAA
- the rpmI gene encoding 50S ribosomal protein L35, giving the protein MPKIKTNRAAAKRFRKTASGKYKCGHANKSHILTKKATKRKRNLRQTNHVRAEDAGRLDRMLPYL; this is encoded by the coding sequence ATGCCCAAGATCAAGACCAATCGGGCGGCAGCCAAACGCTTCCGGAAGACCGCTTCCGGCAAGTACAAGTGCGGCCACGCCAACAAGAGCCACATCCTCACCAAGAAAGCGACCAAGCGGAAGCGCAACCTGCGGCAGACGAACCATGTTCGTGCCGAGGACGCTGGCCGTCTGGACCGCATGCTTCCGTATTTGTGA
- the infC gene encoding translation initiation factor IF-3 — MSTPEKPNRKNQEIRVPRVRVIGSDGEMIGVLTRDEALRMAEEEELDLVEIQPNADPPVCKIMDFGKFRFEQQKKANEAKKKQKQVEIKELKFRPVTDEGDYQIKLRNMRRFLEEGDKVKVNIRFRGREMSHQELGREMAARIEADLGEDIVVESRPRLEGRQMVMMIAPKKKI, encoded by the coding sequence ATCAGTACCCCCGAGAAGCCGAATCGTAAGAACCAGGAAATCCGTGTACCGCGCGTGCGCGTGATCGGCAGCGATGGCGAAATGATCGGCGTGCTCACGCGCGACGAAGCGCTGCGCATGGCCGAAGAGGAAGAACTGGATCTGGTCGAAATTCAGCCCAACGCCGATCCGCCGGTCTGCAAGATCATGGACTTCGGCAAGTTCCGCTTCGAGCAGCAGAAGAAGGCCAACGAGGCCAAAAAGAAGCAGAAACAGGTCGAGATCAAGGAACTCAAGTTCCGTCCGGTCACCGACGAGGGCGACTACCAGATCAAGCTGCGCAACATGCGCCGCTTCCTGGAAGAAGGCGACAAGGTCAAGGTCAACATCCGTTTCCGTGGCCGCGAGATGAGCCACCAGGAACTCGGTCGCGAGATGGCGGCCCGGATCGAAGCCGACCTCGGCGAGGACATCGTGGTCGAATCGCGTCCGCGCCTGGAAGGGCGGCAGATGGTCATGATGATCGCGCCGAAGAAGAAGATCTGA
- a CDS encoding integration host factor subunit alpha, with product MALTKAEMAERLFDEVGLNKREAKEFVDAFFDALREALEQGRQVKLSGFGNFDLRRKNQRPGRNPKTGEEIPISARTVVTFRPGQKLKERVEAYSGGEHAGSGQ from the coding sequence ATGGCACTAACGAAAGCGGAAATGGCGGAGCGGTTGTTCGACGAAGTCGGGCTGAACAAGCGCGAGGCCAAGGAGTTCGTCGACGCGTTCTTCGATGCGCTGCGCGAGGCATTGGAGCAGGGCCGGCAGGTCAAGCTGTCGGGCTTCGGCAACTTCGACCTGCGCCGCAAGAACCAGCGGCCCGGCCGCAATCCCAAGACCGGCGAGGAAATCCCGATCTCGGCGCGCACGGTGGTCACCTTCCGTCCGGGCCAGAAGCTGAAGGAACGCGTCGAGGCTTACAGCGGAGGCGAGCATGCTGGATCCGGGCAGTAA
- the thrS gene encoding threonine--tRNA ligase yields the protein MIAITLPDGSRREFENPVSVMDVAASIGAGLAKATVAGEVDGKLVDASDRIDHDAKLRIITPKDPEGVEIIRHSCAHLVGHAVKQLYPTAKMVIGPVIEEGFYYDIWFERPFTPEDMAAIEARMTQLIDKDYDVIKKVTPRAEVIEVFASRGEDYKLRLVEDMPEEKSMGLYYHEEYVDMCRGPHVPNTRFLKAFKLTRISGAYWRGDSKNEQLQRIYGTAWADKKQLAAYIERVEEAEKRDHRKIAKQQDLFHLQEEAPGLIFWHPKGWSVWQVVEQYMRKVYRDSGYGEVRCPQILDVSLWQKSGHWDNYKENMFFTESEKRTYALKPMNCPGHIQVFNQGLHSYRDLPIRYGEFGSCHRNEPSGALHGILRVRGFTQDDGHIFCLENQIESEVTAFHQQALAVYQHFGFDEIQIKIALRPDSRLGDDATWDKAEGALRSALSACGVEWQELPGEGAFYGPKIEYHLKDAIGRTWQLGTMQVDFMMPGRLGAEYVDENSQRQTPVMLHRAIVGSMERFIGILIEHHAGQFPAWLAPVQATVMNITDAQADYVADVRKILANQGFRVEADLRNEKIGRKIREHTLDRVPYLLVAGDREKDNGMIAVRTRAGEDLGTMTVAEFASRLNAESAF from the coding sequence ATGATCGCCATTACCCTTCCCGACGGCAGCCGCCGCGAATTCGAAAACCCCGTGTCCGTGATGGACGTCGCCGCCTCGATCGGCGCCGGCCTGGCCAAGGCCACCGTCGCCGGCGAAGTCGACGGCAAGCTGGTCGACGCCAGCGACCGCATCGACCACGACGCCAAGCTGCGCATCATCACGCCCAAGGACCCGGAGGGCGTCGAGATCATCCGCCACTCCTGCGCCCACCTGGTCGGCCACGCGGTCAAGCAGCTGTACCCGACCGCGAAGATGGTGATCGGCCCGGTCATCGAGGAAGGCTTCTACTACGACATCTGGTTCGAGCGCCCGTTCACGCCCGAGGACATGGCCGCGATCGAAGCGCGCATGACCCAGCTGATCGACAAGGACTACGACGTGATCAAGAAGGTCACGCCGCGCGCCGAGGTCATCGAGGTGTTCGCCTCGCGCGGCGAGGACTACAAGCTGCGCCTGGTCGAGGACATGCCCGAAGAAAAGTCGATGGGCCTGTACTACCACGAGGAATACGTCGACATGTGCCGCGGCCCGCACGTGCCGAACACGCGCTTCCTCAAGGCGTTCAAGCTCACGCGCATTTCCGGCGCGTACTGGCGCGGCGACTCCAAGAACGAGCAGCTGCAGCGCATCTACGGCACCGCCTGGGCCGACAAGAAGCAGCTCGCGGCGTACATCGAGCGGGTCGAGGAAGCCGAGAAGCGCGACCACCGCAAGATCGCCAAGCAGCAGGACCTGTTCCACCTGCAGGAAGAAGCCCCGGGCCTGATCTTCTGGCATCCCAAGGGCTGGTCGGTGTGGCAGGTGGTCGAGCAGTACATGCGCAAGGTCTACCGCGACAGCGGCTACGGCGAAGTGCGCTGCCCGCAGATCCTCGACGTGTCGCTGTGGCAGAAGTCCGGCCACTGGGACAACTACAAGGAGAACATGTTCTTCACCGAGTCGGAAAAGCGCACCTACGCGCTCAAGCCGATGAACTGCCCGGGCCACATCCAGGTGTTCAACCAGGGCCTGCACAGCTACCGCGACCTGCCGATCCGCTACGGCGAGTTCGGTTCGTGCCATCGCAACGAGCCGTCCGGCGCGCTGCACGGCATCCTGCGCGTGCGCGGCTTCACCCAGGACGACGGCCACATCTTCTGCCTGGAAAACCAGATCGAGTCCGAGGTGACCGCGTTCCACCAGCAGGCGCTGGCGGTCTACCAGCACTTCGGCTTCGACGAGATCCAGATCAAGATCGCGCTGCGCCCGGACTCGCGCCTGGGCGACGATGCCACCTGGGACAAGGCCGAAGGCGCCCTGCGCAGCGCGCTGTCGGCCTGCGGGGTGGAGTGGCAGGAGCTGCCGGGCGAGGGCGCGTTCTACGGTCCGAAGATCGAATACCACCTCAAGGACGCGATCGGCCGCACCTGGCAGTTGGGCACGATGCAGGTCGATTTCATGATGCCCGGCCGCCTGGGCGCGGAATACGTCGACGAAAACAGCCAGCGCCAGACCCCGGTCATGCTGCACCGGGCCATCGTCGGCTCGATGGAGCGCTTCATCGGCATCCTGATCGAGCACCACGCCGGCCAGTTCCCGGCCTGGCTGGCCCCGGTCCAGGCCACGGTCATGAATATCACCGACGCCCAGGCCGATTATGTGGCGGATGTCCGGAAAATCCTTGCAAATCAAGGGTTCCGGGTCGAGGCCGATTTGCGCAACGAAAAGATCGGCCGTAAGATCCGCGAGCACACGCTCGATCGCGTGCCGTACCTGCTTGTGGCCGGCGACCGCGAGAAGGACAATGGCATGATTGCAGTGCGTACGCGGGCAGGGGAAGACCTGGGGACGATGACCGTCGCCGAGTTCGCCTCGCGTTTGAACGCTGAGTCAGCCTTCTAA
- a CDS encoding DUF2845 domain-containing protein → MRYLAAIVLSLLLAVPAWAQSVAFGSKLVTVGDSAGKVYQVAGKPDRVVQLQNKFGANNGERFEYYVGNKTVLITVRDGHVVAISEVF, encoded by the coding sequence ATGCGCTACCTGGCCGCAATCGTCCTTTCGCTGCTGCTGGCAGTCCCCGCCTGGGCCCAGTCGGTGGCCTTCGGCAGCAAACTGGTCACCGTCGGCGACAGCGCCGGCAAGGTTTACCAAGTCGCGGGCAAGCCCGACCGCGTCGTGCAGCTGCAGAACAAGTTCGGCGCCAACAACGGCGAACGCTTCGAGTATTACGTGGGCAACAAGACAGTGCTGATCACGGTTCGTGATGGGCACGTGGTGGCGATCAGCGAGGTTTTCTAA
- a CDS encoding ABCB family ABC transporter ATP-binding protein/permease: protein MTLIRRLWPTIWFYRGRVLLGLGLVLATKLAITGVPLLLKQLIDALDHKPTPLTVPMLLLCTYGALRLASSVFQELRGIVFARVLARTSREVALRVFAHVHMLSLRFHMDRRTGAVIRDLERGMSSVSELLDTALYTVVPTLIEIALVTAILVGRYDMSFAAITLGTLAAYLLFTVRMTEWRQRYYKAMNEADTEANASAVDSLLNYETVKYFNNEGFEARRFDQRLRNLEDTGVKSLKAASLLGIGQAAIITVGLTLLLWRATEGVVAGRMSLGDLVLVNAFLLQLAAPLSYLGMIYRETKQTLANLERMFALLDEPVEVRDRDNAPELAVSGGEVRFEQVSFNYGEREVLAAIDFVVPAGRTVAVVGSTGAGKSTLARLLYRSYDVAGGRITVDGQDLREVTQDSLRRQIGVVPQDTVLFNDSLYYNIAYGRPDARREEVFDAARAAHIHEFIQTLPQGYDTNVGERGLKLSGGEKQRIAIARTLLKRPAILIFDEATSALDTHTEHGIQRELDQAARGRTTLVIAHRLSTVVGADEILVLERGRIVERGNHAFLLAAQGRYAALWAMQQRGHDTAAPSQTSPTAAPGESESHTPASSTVTTQDLS, encoded by the coding sequence ATGACGCTGATTCGCCGGCTGTGGCCGACGATCTGGTTCTACCGCGGCCGGGTCCTGCTCGGCCTGGGCCTGGTGCTGGCGACCAAGCTGGCGATCACCGGCGTGCCGCTGCTGCTCAAGCAGTTGATCGACGCGCTGGACCACAAACCCACCCCGCTGACCGTGCCGATGCTGCTGCTATGCACCTACGGCGCGCTGCGGCTGGCGTCCTCGGTGTTCCAGGAACTGCGCGGGATCGTGTTCGCGCGCGTGCTCGCGCGCACCTCGCGCGAGGTCGCGCTGCGGGTGTTCGCGCACGTCCACATGCTGAGCCTGCGCTTCCACATGGACCGGCGCACCGGCGCGGTCATCCGCGACCTCGAACGCGGCATGTCGTCGGTGTCGGAACTGCTCGACACCGCGCTGTACACCGTGGTGCCGACGCTGATCGAGATCGCGCTGGTCACCGCGATCCTGGTCGGCCGCTACGACATGAGCTTCGCCGCGATCACCCTGGGCACGCTGGCGGCCTATCTGCTGTTCACCGTGCGCATGACCGAGTGGCGCCAGCGCTACTACAAGGCCATGAACGAGGCCGACACCGAGGCCAACGCCAGCGCGGTGGATTCGCTGCTGAACTACGAAACGGTCAAGTACTTCAACAACGAAGGCTTCGAAGCCCGGCGCTTCGACCAACGCCTGCGCAACCTGGAGGACACCGGGGTCAAGAGCCTCAAGGCCGCGTCGCTGCTCGGCATCGGCCAGGCCGCGATCATCACCGTCGGCCTGACCTTGCTGCTGTGGCGCGCGACCGAAGGCGTGGTCGCCGGGCGCATGAGCCTGGGCGACCTGGTGCTGGTCAACGCGTTCCTGCTGCAACTGGCCGCGCCGCTGAGTTACCTGGGCATGATCTACCGCGAGACCAAGCAGACCCTGGCCAATCTGGAGCGGATGTTCGCCCTGCTCGACGAACCGGTCGAGGTGCGCGATCGCGACAACGCGCCGGAACTGGCCGTGTCCGGCGGCGAAGTGCGCTTCGAGCAGGTGTCGTTCAACTACGGCGAACGCGAAGTGCTGGCGGCGATCGATTTCGTCGTTCCGGCCGGCCGCACCGTGGCCGTGGTCGGCAGCACCGGCGCCGGCAAATCGACCCTGGCGCGGCTGCTGTACCGCTCCTACGACGTCGCCGGCGGCCGCATCACCGTAGACGGCCAGGACCTGCGCGAGGTCACCCAGGATTCGCTGCGACGACAGATCGGCGTGGTGCCGCAGGACACGGTGCTGTTCAACGATTCGCTGTACTACAACATCGCCTACGGACGTCCCGACGCCCGCCGCGAGGAAGTGTTCGACGCCGCCCGCGCCGCGCACATCCACGAGTTCATCCAGACCCTGCCGCAAGGCTACGACACCAACGTCGGCGAACGCGGGCTGAAACTGTCGGGCGGCGAGAAACAACGCATCGCGATCGCGCGCACCTTGCTCAAGCGGCCGGCGATCCTGATCTTCGACGAAGCGACCTCGGCGCTGGACACGCATACCGAGCACGGCATCCAGCGCGAACTCGATCAGGCCGCGCGGGGCCGCACCACCCTGGTGATCGCGCACCGGTTGTCGACCGTGGTCGGCGCCGACGAAATCCTGGTGCTCGAACGCGGCCGCATCGTCGAACGCGGCAACCACGCCTTCCTGCTGGCCGCGCAAGGCCGCTACGCCGCGTTGTGGGCGATGCAGCAACGCGGACACGACACCGCCGCGCCGTCGCAAACCAGCCCAACGGCCGCTCCCGGCGAATCCGAATCACACACCCCTGCATCCTCCACCGTTACGACACAGGACCTGTCATGA
- the pheT gene encoding phenylalanine--tRNA ligase subunit beta — protein sequence MKFSENWLRQHVPTAATREQLAATLTAIGLEVEEVTALGAALDGVIVARIVSTEKHPEADRLQVCQVDTGAGMVQIVCGAPNARAGLVAPLATVGANLPGGIAIKAAKLRGVESFGMLCSAKELGIDADASGLLELPADAVAGTALAQYLGLPDASIEIKLTPNRADCFSVRGIAFDVAAATGSTVAALDIAPVPAVTDSALHVELSAGADVPRYCGRVIEGVDATAPTPVWMAERLRRSGVRPVSLLVDVTQYVMLDLGQPMHAFDRDTLSGPVGVRHARAGEVTKLLNGQDASLDEQFIAITDGEGAAQRVIALGGIMGGFDSRVTDATRNVFLEAAHFAPAAIIGRGRKLGLHTDAGHRFERGVDPELPRTAIEYATRLILDIAGGTPGPVVESALPDHLPHPLPVVLRRARLARVLGLSVADADVERILQALGLTVERSDEGWRVTPPSRRFDIAIEEDLIEEIARIHGYDAIPTTLPGGAARLIAPTETRVDSATVRRQLAARDYLEAINYAFVDAAWLQLWQAQAGAVPLANPLSAELGVMRTMLLPGLVAALGRNASRQQDRVRLFELGNVFVGRDSGLGIGDSKEHSLAPLETQRVAAAVCGAARAEQWAVASAPVGFHDLRGDLDSLAISAGAQLEYRPSQPAWAHPGRSADVYRIDGGREQRLGWIGQLHPRLQRALDLDQDVIAFELDLAPLVERAIPKAGAQSKYPSVRRDRAFIVADSVPWAAIQATVKAAAGPILRELVLFDRYQGKGVETGFKSLAMGLIVQDESRTLTDRDVDAVVAEVTAAVEREHGAKLRA from the coding sequence ATGAAATTCAGCGAAAACTGGCTCCGCCAGCACGTCCCGACCGCCGCCACGCGCGAGCAGCTCGCCGCGACCCTGACCGCGATCGGATTGGAAGTCGAAGAAGTCACCGCGCTCGGCGCGGCGCTCGACGGCGTGATCGTCGCGCGCATCGTCAGCACCGAAAAGCACCCGGAAGCCGATCGCCTGCAGGTTTGCCAGGTCGATACCGGCGCCGGCATGGTCCAGATCGTCTGCGGCGCGCCGAACGCGCGCGCCGGTCTGGTCGCGCCGCTCGCCACGGTCGGCGCGAACCTGCCCGGCGGGATCGCGATCAAGGCGGCCAAGCTGCGCGGCGTGGAGTCGTTCGGCATGCTGTGCTCGGCCAAGGAACTGGGCATCGACGCCGACGCTTCGGGCCTGCTGGAACTGCCGGCCGATGCCGTCGCCGGCACCGCGCTGGCGCAATACCTCGGCCTGCCCGACGCCAGCATCGAGATCAAGCTCACGCCCAATCGCGCCGACTGCTTCAGCGTGCGCGGCATCGCCTTCGATGTCGCCGCGGCGACCGGCAGCACGGTGGCCGCGCTGGATATCGCGCCGGTGCCGGCGGTGACCGACTCGGCGTTGCACGTCGAACTCAGCGCCGGCGCGGACGTGCCGCGCTACTGCGGCCGGGTGATCGAAGGCGTCGACGCGACCGCGCCGACCCCGGTGTGGATGGCCGAGCGCCTGCGCCGCAGCGGCGTGCGTCCGGTGTCGCTGTTGGTCGACGTCACCCAGTACGTGATGCTCGACCTCGGCCAGCCCATGCACGCCTTCGACCGCGACACCCTGAGCGGCCCGGTCGGCGTGCGCCATGCGCGCGCGGGCGAGGTCACCAAGCTGCTCAACGGCCAGGACGCGAGCCTGGACGAGCAGTTCATCGCGATCACCGACGGCGAAGGCGCCGCGCAACGGGTGATCGCGCTCGGCGGGATCATGGGCGGCTTCGACAGCCGGGTGACCGACGCGACCCGCAACGTGTTCCTGGAAGCGGCGCATTTCGCGCCCGCCGCGATCATCGGCCGCGGCCGCAAGCTCGGCCTGCACACCGACGCCGGCCACCGCTTCGAGCGCGGCGTCGATCCGGAGCTGCCGCGCACCGCGATCGAATACGCGACCCGTCTGATCCTCGACATCGCCGGCGGCACGCCCGGCCCGGTGGTCGAATCGGCGCTGCCCGACCATCTGCCGCATCCGCTTCCGGTCGTGCTGCGCCGCGCGCGGCTGGCGCGCGTGCTCGGCCTGAGCGTCGCCGACGCCGATGTCGAGCGCATCCTGCAAGCGCTGGGCCTGACGGTCGAGCGCAGCGACGAAGGCTGGCGGGTGACCCCGCCGAGCCGTCGTTTCGATATCGCGATCGAGGAAGACCTGATCGAGGAAATCGCCCGCATCCACGGCTACGACGCGATCCCGACCACCTTGCCCGGCGGCGCCGCGCGCCTGATCGCGCCGACCGAGACCCGCGTCGACAGCGCCACGGTGCGCCGCCAGCTGGCCGCGCGCGACTATCTGGAAGCGATCAACTACGCCTTCGTCGACGCGGCCTGGCTGCAACTGTGGCAGGCGCAGGCCGGCGCGGTGCCGCTGGCCAATCCGCTCAGCGCCGAACTGGGGGTCATGCGCACGATGCTGCTGCCGGGCCTGGTCGCGGCGCTGGGCCGCAATGCCTCGCGCCAGCAGGACCGGGTGCGTTTGTTCGAGCTGGGCAATGTGTTTGTGGGCCGGGATTCGGGATTGGGGATTGGGGATTCGAAAGAGCACAGCCTGGCGCCGCTTGAAACCCAGCGCGTCGCCGCGGCGGTGTGCGGCGCGGCGCGGGCGGAGCAGTGGGCGGTCGCGTCGGCGCCGGTCGGGTTCCACGACCTGCGCGGCGATCTCGACAGCCTGGCGATCAGCGCCGGCGCGCAGCTGGAGTACCGGCCGTCGCAGCCGGCCTGGGCGCATCCGGGCCGTTCGGCCGACGTGTACCGGATCGACGGCGGCCGCGAGCAGCGGCTGGGCTGGATCGGCCAGCTGCATCCGCGCCTGCAGCGCGCGCTGGACCTGGACCAGGACGTGATCGCGTTCGAGCTGGATCTCGCGCCGCTGGTCGAGCGCGCCATCCCGAAGGCCGGAGCGCAGTCCAAGTACCCGTCGGTGCGGCGCGATCGCGCGTTCATCGTCGCCGATTCGGTGCCGTGGGCGGCCATTCAGGCCACAGTGAAGGCCGCCGCCGGCCCGATCCTGCGCGAACTGGTGCTGTTCGACCGCTACCAGGGCAAGGGCGTGGAAACCGGATTCAAGAGTCTCGCTATGGGCTTGATTGTGCAGGATGAATCGCGCACCCTGACTGACCGGGATGTGGATGCGGTCGTGGCTGAAGTAACCGCCGCGGTGGAACGGGAACACGGCGCGAAACTGCGCGCCTGA
- the pheS gene encoding phenylalanine--tRNA ligase subunit alpha, whose translation MAEIEQLTQRALADIAAADSPDAIEALRVSLLGKSGSVTAQLKQLGALPADERKAAGEAINKTRDALTAALAERKSALDDAALDARLASETIDVTLPGVDAVRGGLHPVSRTMERMADIFGRLGFELADGPEIEDDWHNFEALNFPPHHPARAMHDTFYFAPDSAGVARLLRTHTSGMQVRYMLEHKPPLRMIALGKVYRSDSDQTHTPMFHQCEGLLIDEHSSFADLKGTLAEFVRAFFERDFEMRFRPSYFPFTEPSAEVDIAWQQPDGSTRWLEVLGCGMVHPNVLRNVGIDPERYTGYAFGMGVERLTMLRYGVDDLRSFFENDVRFLRQFA comes from the coding sequence ATGGCTGAGATCGAGCAACTGACGCAGCGCGCGCTGGCCGACATCGCTGCGGCCGACTCTCCCGATGCCATCGAAGCGCTGCGCGTTTCGCTGCTCGGCAAGTCCGGCAGCGTCACCGCCCAGCTCAAGCAGCTCGGCGCCTTGCCCGCCGACGAGCGCAAGGCCGCGGGCGAGGCGATCAACAAGACCCGCGACGCGCTGACCGCGGCGCTGGCCGAACGCAAGAGCGCGCTCGACGATGCCGCGCTCGACGCGCGCCTGGCCTCGGAAACCATCGATGTAACCTTGCCCGGCGTCGATGCGGTGCGCGGCGGCCTGCATCCGGTCAGCCGTACGATGGAGCGCATGGCCGACATCTTCGGCCGGCTCGGTTTCGAACTGGCCGACGGCCCGGAGATCGAAGACGACTGGCACAACTTCGAAGCGCTGAACTTCCCGCCGCACCATCCGGCGCGGGCGATGCACGACACCTTCTACTTCGCGCCCGACAGCGCCGGCGTCGCTCGCCTGCTGCGGACCCACACCTCGGGCATGCAGGTGCGCTACATGCTCGAGCACAAGCCGCCGCTGCGCATGATCGCGCTGGGCAAGGTGTACCGCAGCGACAGCGACCAGACCCACACGCCGATGTTCCACCAGTGCGAAGGCCTGCTGATCGACGAGCATTCCAGCTTCGCCGACCTCAAGGGCACCCTGGCCGAATTCGTGCGCGCGTTCTTCGAGCGCGATTTCGAAATGCGCTTCCGGCCGAGCTATTTCCCGTTCACCGAACCGTCCGCCGAAGTCGACATCGCCTGGCAACAGCCCGACGGCAGCACCCGCTGGCTGGAAGTGCTGGGCTGCGGCATGGTCCATCCGAACGTGCTGCGCAACGTCGGCATCGATCCGGAGCGCTACACCGGCTATGCCTTCGGCATGGGCGTGGAGCGACTGACCATGCTGCGTTACGGCGTCGACGATCTGCGCAGTTTCTTCGAGAACGATGTGCGGTTTCTCAGGCAATTTGCTTGA